One Feifania hominis DNA segment encodes these proteins:
- the erm gene encoding 23S ribosomal RNA methyltransferase Erm codes for VYEIGTGKGHLTTKLAKISKQVTSIELDSHLFNLSSEKLKLNTRVTLIHQDILQFQFPNKQRYKIVGSIPYHLSTQIIKKVVFESHASDIYLIVEEGFYKRTLDIHRTLGLLLHTQVSIQQLLKLPAECFHPKPKVNSVLIKLTRHTTDVPDKYWKLYTYFVSKWVNREYRQLFTKNQFHQAMKHAKVNNLSTVTYEQVLSIFNSYLLFNGRK; via the coding sequence CCGTTTACGAAATTGGAACAGGTAAAGGGCATTTAACGACGAAACTGGCTAAAATAAGTAAACAGGTAACGTCTATTGAATTAGACAGTCATCTATTCAACTTATCGTCAGAAAAATTAAAACTGAATACTCGTGTCACTTTAATTCACCAAGATATTCTACAGTTTCAATTCCCTAACAAACAGAGGTATAAAATTGTTGGGAGTATTCCTTACCATTTAAGCACACAAATTATTAAAAAAGTGGTTTTTGAAAGCCATGCGTCTGACATCTATCTGATTGTTGAAGAAGGATTCTACAAGCGTACCTTGGATATTCACCGAACACTAGGGTTGCTCTTGCACACTCAAGTCTCGATTCAGCAATTGCTTAAGCTGCCAGCGGAATGCTTTCATCCTAAACCAAAAGTAAACAGTGTCTTAATAAAACTTACCCGCCATACCACAGATGTTCCAGATAAATATTGGAAGCTATATACGTACTTTGTTTCAAAATGGGTCAATCGAGAATATCGTCAACTGTTTACTAAAAATCAGTTTCATCAAGCAATGAAACACGCCAAAGTAAACAATTTAAGTACCGTTACTTATGAGCAAGTATTGTCTATTTTTAATAGTTATCTATTATTTAACGGGAGGAAATAA
- a CDS encoding plasmid recombination protein — MGVTISGMTGAGSIRHNNRSFSAANVDRSRTEQNIVFCNEDLKQVYHMVFDEALAAYNAKKTKTRDKIPDYYEHIRQSKQEKLFHEAIFQIGNMSDCGCGTPDGERAAAALKDFAESFAERNPHLRVFNMVLHMDEATPHLHVDFIPVATEQSRGLSTRVSMKQALKQQGFVGVGRKQTEWAAWMEREKEALTEIAQRHDFEIISLGTNRPHMDLPQFKEAAARLEAVQQQTAAVEREVAELERQRDALKGTVRLLKEADRVNAPLHDIQPEKTLTGAVKGVTVDQVEQLKKMALRSVTDRHKVQELTEENTRLRSQVPSMKKRLEEAQRQQRLEQENRRLRDENYYLQSELQEERSFTERLTDGIGRMLDFLEEHLPERLRPLLEKARELLPDPEIGQQQEQQQHQRGMGGMEL, encoded by the coding sequence ATGGGAGTTACGATTTCGGGTATGACAGGTGCAGGGAGCATCCGGCACAACAACCGCAGCTTCTCAGCGGCGAATGTAGACCGGAGCCGGACGGAGCAGAACATTGTTTTCTGCAACGAGGATCTGAAGCAGGTCTATCATATGGTCTTTGATGAAGCTCTCGCAGCCTACAACGCAAAGAAAACCAAAACGAGAGATAAGATACCGGACTACTATGAGCATATCCGGCAGAGTAAACAGGAAAAGCTGTTCCATGAAGCGATCTTCCAGATCGGCAACATGAGCGACTGTGGGTGCGGTACGCCGGACGGAGAACGGGCGGCGGCAGCTCTGAAAGATTTTGCGGAGTCTTTTGCAGAACGCAACCCCCATCTGCGGGTGTTCAATATGGTGCTGCACATGGACGAGGCAACGCCCCATCTCCATGTCGATTTTATCCCTGTGGCAACGGAGCAGTCAAGAGGACTTTCTACAAGGGTATCTATGAAACAGGCATTGAAGCAGCAGGGGTTTGTCGGTGTCGGCAGAAAGCAGACCGAATGGGCGGCGTGGATGGAACGGGAGAAAGAAGCTCTGACGGAGATCGCCCAGCGGCACGATTTTGAAATTATCTCTCTCGGCACGAACAGACCGCACATGGACTTGCCGCAGTTCAAGGAAGCGGCTGCGAGGCTGGAAGCGGTGCAGCAGCAGACAGCGGCAGTAGAGCGGGAGGTTGCTGAGCTGGAACGGCAGCGGGACGCTCTGAAAGGCACTGTGCGGCTCTTAAAGGAGGCTGACAGGGTAAATGCACCCCTGCATGATATTCAGCCGGAAAAGACGCTCACAGGGGCAGTAAAGGGCGTGACGGTGGATCAGGTCGAGCAGCTAAAGAAAATGGCACTGCGCAGCGTGACGGATCGGCACAAGGTACAGGAGCTGACGGAGGAAAACACCCGTCTGCGGTCACAGGTGCCGTCCATGAAGAAGCGGCTGGAAGAAGCGCAGCGGCAGCAGAGGCTTGAACAGGAAAACCGGAGGCTGCGCGATGAAAACTATTATCTGCAATCCGAGCTGCAGGAGGAACGCAGCTTCACCGAGCGTCTGACGGACGGCATCGGTCGGATGCTGGACTTCTTGGAAGAACACTTGCCGGAGCGTCTGCGTCCTCTGCTTGAAAAGGCGAGGGAGCTGCTGCCCGATCCGGAGATTGGACAGCAGCAGGAGCAACAGCAGCACCAGCGAGGAATGGGCGGCATGGAGCTGTAA